A genomic window from Planctomycetota bacterium includes:
- a CDS encoding glycosyltransferase family 4 protein translates to AANRCNHQCQRGYGWVVCTLWNQRTVGQRRAVSAATTLACIRKLKTRSNFRSPISSCKSPTALTARRWPTVRWFQSVQTTQPYPRWHWWLQRFAARRAERVICPSRSVADHAASAAGVPHEKLVVLPNGVEQVVSEAQVNEQLPMRVGFLGRLDPVKRVHLLIESTRDLPGVTLDIFGEGPDRARLELLEHGRFHGMVERDQALATLDLLVLPSLAEGMPMVLLEAMAAGVPVVAFDVPGCRDVVCDNVNGRFATPTTLRDVIAELRDDPDQRRHLATGGRATAERHRWPAIAADYAAVLEL, encoded by the coding sequence GCCGCGAACCGTTGCAACCACCAATGCCAGCGCGGATACGGCTGGGTCGTCTGCACGCTTTGGAACCAGCGCACCGTCGGCCAACGCCGGGCCGTGAGCGCCGCGACAACGTTGGCGTGCATCAGGAAACTCAAGACCCGGTCGAACTTCCGCTCGCCAATCAGTTCGTGCAAGTCGCCCACCGCGCTCACGGCCCGGCGTTGGCCGACGGTGCGCTGGTTCCAAAGCGTGCAGACGACCCAGCCGTATCCGCGCTGGCATTGGTGGTTGCAACGGTTCGCGGCACGTCGGGCCGAGCGGGTGATTTGTCCGTCACGGTCCGTTGCCGATCACGCCGCATCCGCTGCCGGGGTCCCGCACGAAAAACTCGTCGTGCTACCCAACGGCGTCGAGCAAGTCGTCAGCGAGGCTCAGGTCAACGAGCAGCTACCGATGCGCGTCGGGTTTCTCGGTCGGCTCGATCCGGTCAAGCGTGTTCACCTGTTGATCGAATCGACGCGTGATCTGCCGGGGGTGACGTTGGACATCTTCGGCGAAGGCCCGGACCGCGCGCGGCTGGAGTTGCTCGAACACGGTCGGTTTCATGGGATGGTCGAACGCGATCAAGCACTCGCGACGTTGGACCTGTTGGTGCTTCCATCCCTTGCAGAGGGGATGCCGATGGTGTTGCTCGAAGCGATGGCGGCGGGCGTCCCGGTGGTGGCGTTCGACGTGCCGGGCTGCCGGGACGTGGTGTGTGACAACGTCAACGGCCGCTTCGCGACGCCGACGACATTGCGTGACGTGATCGCCGAGCTCCGCGACGACCCTGACCAACGTCGGCACCTCGCGACCGGCGGACGCGCGACGGCCGAGCGTCATCGTTGGCCCGCGATCGCCGCGGACTACGCGGCCGTGCTCGAGCTTTGA
- a CDS encoding transglutaminase family protein, producing the protein MNNPARRLRVRHTTTYRYDRPVQRSAHLLHLRPLTDNRQCLLDFDLHITPAAEVMAFDDVFGNACHAFDIDTPYTELTVTARSTVELTPRDPFAFAASHTYRPEIPLLWQPRERQMLDGYLRSVELPDNQIDDLFQYAKSFVSANNGDLLETLFHLNLELFNNYEYVPGSTSNTTTPFEVMQSKRGVCQDFAQLFVCLARLLGIPARYACGYIFTGNTGVERAQSDASHAWVELYLPKVGWRGFDPTNGCLPDAGHVRVSYGRFYRDATPTGGTLYGNAVQTALDIDVTVEEVDAQSSSTAA; encoded by the coding sequence ATGAACAATCCCGCCCGTCGGCTACGTGTCCGTCACACCACCACCTACCGCTACGACCGACCGGTCCAACGCAGCGCCCACCTGTTGCACCTGCGCCCGCTCACCGACAATCGCCAGTGTCTGCTCGACTTCGACCTGCACATCACCCCTGCCGCCGAGGTCATGGCTTTCGATGACGTCTTCGGCAACGCTTGCCATGCGTTCGACATCGACACGCCGTACACCGAGCTGACCGTCACCGCGCGCAGCACCGTCGAACTAACGCCCCGCGACCCGTTCGCGTTCGCGGCGTCCCACACGTACCGGCCGGAGATCCCGTTGCTCTGGCAACCCCGCGAACGCCAGATGCTCGACGGCTACCTACGCTCGGTCGAGCTGCCGGACAATCAGATCGACGATCTGTTCCAGTACGCCAAAAGCTTTGTCTCCGCGAACAACGGTGATCTGCTGGAGACTCTGTTTCACCTCAACCTTGAACTCTTTAACAACTACGAGTATGTCCCCGGCTCAACGAGCAACACGACTACGCCCTTCGAGGTGATGCAGAGCAAGCGCGGCGTTTGCCAAGACTTCGCGCAGCTCTTCGTCTGCCTCGCACGTTTGCTCGGCATCCCGGCGCGTTACGCCTGCGGCTACATCTTCACCGGCAACACCGGCGTCGAGCGAGCCCAGTCCGACGCATCGCATGCGTGGGTCGAACTTTACTTGCCGAAGGTTGGTTGGCGTGGGTTCGACCCGACCAATGGCTGCCTGCCCGACGCCGGACACGTGCGGGTTTCCTACGGCCGCTTCTATCGAGACGCCACGCCCACCGGCGGTACGCTCTACGGCAACGCGGTCCAGACCGCGCTCGACATCGACGTCACCGTCGAGGAAGTCGACGCTCAAAGCTCGAGCACGGCCGCGTAG
- a CDS encoding circularly permuted type 2 ATP-grasp protein: MTQAPVSPQAIRSLLDSYQTHGIFDEAVDAGGNIRPHYQAVFNRLSTLGPTNLAQRRQLADVTFLNQGITFTVYSEAQNLERIFPFDLIPRVIPADEWTIIQTGLEQRITALNLFLKDIYGKQAILKEKLVPADLIYGGKFFRREMIGVKVPGDVYIHICGTDLIRDTEGNYVVLEDNARSPSGVSYVLENRAVMKRVLPALFEQYAVRAIEDYPYNLLQMLQHCAPPHVDEPTVVVLTPGIFNSAYFEHSFLARQMGVELVEGRDLVVDNNFVYMRTTAGLRRVDVVYRRIDDDFLDPLAFRPDSALGVAGIMNAYRLGNVTLANAPGTGISDDKAIYPFVPDMIRFYMDQEPILQNVPTHICTRPDDLKYTLDNLDKLVVKSTNESGGYGMLMGAQATDAERAEFAEKIEADPANFIAQPTIQLSQHPTIFGDKTAGGNEFELAGRRVDLRPYILYGECPIVMPGGLTRVALREGSLVVNSSQGGGSKDTWVLGKPGDETEGVSR; encoded by the coding sequence GTGACGCAAGCACCCGTTTCGCCCCAGGCCATCCGTTCGTTGCTCGATAGCTATCAGACCCATGGCATCTTCGATGAAGCCGTCGACGCTGGCGGCAACATTCGGCCGCACTACCAAGCCGTCTTCAACCGTCTCAGCACGCTCGGCCCTACGAACCTCGCCCAGCGCCGACAACTTGCCGACGTGACGTTCCTCAACCAGGGGATCACGTTCACCGTTTACTCCGAAGCCCAAAACCTCGAGCGGATTTTCCCGTTCGACCTGATCCCCCGCGTGATCCCCGCCGACGAATGGACGATCATCCAAACCGGGCTCGAGCAACGCATCACCGCACTCAACCTGTTTCTCAAGGACATCTACGGCAAGCAGGCGATTCTGAAGGAGAAGCTCGTCCCGGCCGACCTGATCTATGGCGGCAAGTTCTTCCGCCGGGAGATGATCGGCGTCAAGGTGCCCGGCGACGTTTACATCCACATTTGCGGCACCGACCTGATCCGCGACACCGAAGGAAACTACGTCGTCCTCGAAGACAATGCCCGTAGCCCGTCGGGGGTGTCATACGTTCTCGAAAACCGGGCGGTGATGAAGCGTGTGCTGCCGGCGTTGTTCGAGCAGTACGCGGTGCGGGCGATCGAGGATTATCCGTACAACCTGTTGCAGATGCTTCAGCACTGCGCGCCGCCGCACGTTGATGAGCCGACCGTCGTGGTGCTCACGCCGGGAATCTTCAACAGCGCGTACTTCGAGCACAGCTTTCTCGCGCGACAGATGGGCGTCGAGCTCGTCGAAGGACGCGACTTGGTCGTCGACAACAACTTCGTCTACATGCGAACCACGGCGGGGCTGCGGCGGGTGGACGTGGTGTACCGCCGGATCGATGACGACTTCCTTGATCCGCTCGCGTTCCGACCCGACAGCGCGCTCGGCGTGGCGGGCATCATGAACGCCTATCGCCTTGGTAACGTCACACTCGCCAACGCGCCGGGAACGGGAATCTCCGATGACAAGGCGATCTACCCGTTCGTGCCTGACATGATCCGGTTTTACATGGACCAGGAGCCGATCCTGCAAAACGTACCGACGCACATTTGCACCCGGCCCGACGATCTGAAGTACACGCTCGACAACCTCGACAAGCTCGTCGTGAAAAGCACTAATGAGTCCGGCGGGTACGGGATGCTCATGGGGGCTCAGGCGACCGACGCCGAACGCGCCGAGTTTGCCGAGAAGATCGAAGCGGACCCGGCCAACTTCATCGCCCAGCCCACGATCCAACTGAGCCAGCATCCCACGATCTTCGGCGACAAGACCGCGGGTGGAAACGAGTTCGAACTCGCCGGCCGACGGGTCGATCTGCGGCCGTACATCCTCTACGGCGAGTGCCCGATCGTCATGCCCGGTGGGCTCACACGCGTCGCACTTCGTGAAGGTTCGCTCGTGGTCAACTCCAGCCAGGGCGGCGGGTCGAAGGACACCTGGGTCTTGGGCAAGCCCGGCGACGAGACCGAGGGGGTGTCCCGGTGA
- a CDS encoding alpha-E domain-containing protein gives MNGNNDMTGSLDVPVAEQLDFVNLPQRPMLARVADSMFWMSRYVERAEHIARILSVNANLLTDVGDLARDVQERQWKSVLRVFHIDALPDDYEPGRPIGERVVHYLTFNEHESNSILNCIRQARENARAIRENISAELYESLNELYWALRGEGRAGYDTAAEQFYDRVATFSMLFQGLCDHTLPRDQRWQFTQLAKWFERVDVTCRVLESRFDQPAAAPRINDAPLRNIHWMAVLRMCCALEPFRRVQSGELDPLKIGAYLILDGRFPRSIVFGVARAAESVKEIRLATRRRDADAERILGRLHAHLRFAQSAELIDVGLPLYLADIRDRVKDAALSISQAYFLR, from the coding sequence GTGAACGGCAACAACGACATGACCGGTTCGCTCGACGTACCGGTGGCCGAGCAACTCGACTTCGTCAACCTGCCGCAGCGACCGATGCTCGCGCGGGTGGCCGACTCGATGTTCTGGATGAGCCGCTACGTCGAGCGTGCCGAACACATCGCCCGCATTCTCAGCGTCAACGCCAACCTGTTGACCGATGTCGGTGACCTAGCGCGTGACGTTCAGGAGCGGCAATGGAAGTCGGTGCTGCGCGTGTTCCACATCGACGCGCTGCCCGATGACTACGAGCCGGGTCGGCCGATCGGCGAGCGGGTCGTCCACTACCTGACGTTCAACGAGCACGAGTCCAACAGCATCCTCAACTGCATCCGACAGGCACGCGAGAATGCTCGGGCGATCCGGGAGAACATCTCCGCAGAACTGTACGAGAGCCTCAACGAGTTGTACTGGGCTTTGCGCGGTGAGGGGCGGGCAGGCTATGACACGGCGGCCGAGCAGTTCTACGACCGCGTCGCCACGTTCAGCATGCTGTTCCAAGGCCTCTGCGATCACACGCTTCCGCGTGACCAGCGTTGGCAGTTCACGCAGTTGGCCAAGTGGTTCGAGCGTGTGGATGTGACGTGCCGGGTGCTGGAGAGTCGGTTCGATCAGCCGGCCGCCGCGCCGCGCATCAACGACGCGCCGCTACGCAACATTCATTGGATGGCCGTGTTGCGGATGTGCTGCGCTCTGGAGCCGTTCCGGCGTGTGCAGTCGGGCGAACTCGATCCGCTGAAGATCGGCGCGTACCTGATCCTCGACGGGCGATTTCCGAGGAGCATCGTCTTCGGCGTGGCGCGGGCGGCCGAGTCGGTCAAGGAAATCCGCCTCGCCACCCGCCGACGTGACGCCGACGCCGAACGCATCCTCGGCCGACTCCACGCGCACCTGCGCTTCGCCCAGAGCGCGGAACTGATCGACGTTGGTCTGCCGCTCTACCTCGCCGACATCCGCGACCGTGTGAAAGACGCGGCGCTAAGCATCAGTCAGGCATACTTCCTGCGGTAG